From Musa acuminata AAA Group cultivar baxijiao chromosome BXJ3-8, Cavendish_Baxijiao_AAA, whole genome shotgun sequence, one genomic window encodes:
- the LOC135644616 gene encoding mitogen-activated protein kinase kinase kinase 18-like, with protein sequence MEPSGRNWVRGRPIGSGSFATVSLALDRSQGEVFAVKSVALNGANLAAILSLSNEIRILSSVRSPYVVQYLGDDVSREARSGACRNLHMEYLPGGSVADLAAERRRKGCPVDDADVRSYTRCVTRALRYLHDVAGVVHCDVKGRNVLLGGAAGVAKLADFGAAVRISGGDARSWVRGTPLWMAPEVARGERPRPESDVWSLGCTVIEMATGAQPWPDWRLKDAAEAMFRIGYGDELPEFPPLLLEVARDFLDKCLRRDASERWTAEQLLQHPFLAEAETPMEETPRGVLEWANLEFHDGADDGEGCSASYSDLSDSTELVASGRKRVGELASCGGVLAWESDDWEEVRRVEELNLQGDKAEEERGTFWECPDCTSLGSADKHGGVSEEQGDDLPSVMRCSVSSPTASCPCSFCKGRLVCHHVNGLIRVLFFGCCCLLSQQWIKFHGLPCYINSNKNLTWDLLHSTVICITCVSHSSRHKSTTESMVTSHQMLCCTFFSCAYILIQHDVSLCLWPWLAKRRCWFPCALRHSINLSHCGLCRAPAVGHFIHGRKYMWLQLAYIGPLCSWSLQN encoded by the coding sequence ATGGAGCCAAGCGGCAGGAATTGGGTGAGGGGAAGACCCATCGGAAGCGGTTCCTTCGCCACGGTTAGCCTCGCCCTCGACAGATCTCAGGGTGAAGTCTTCGCCGTCAAGTCCGTCGCTCTCAACGGCGCCAACCTTGCTGCGATCCTTTCCCTTAGCAACGAGATCCGAATCCTCAGCTCCGTTCGCTCGCCCTACGTCGTCCAGTACCTCGGCGACGACGTCAGCCGCGAAGCTCGATCCGGCGCGTGCCGGAACCTGCACATGGAGTACTTGCCCGGCGGTTCCGTCGCGGACTTGGCGGCGGAGAGGAGGCGGAAGGGTTGCCCCGTGGACGACGCGGACGTGCGTTCGTACACGCGATGCGTGACCCGTGCCCTTCGTTACCTCCACGACGTGGCCGGAGTCGTCCACTGCGACGTGAAGGGCCGAAATGTCCTGTTAGGCGGAGCCGCCGGCGTCGCCAAGCTCGCGGATTTCGGTGCGGCGGTGAGGATTTCCGGGGGAGATGCGCGTAGCTGGGTGCGGGGAACGCCGCTGTGGATGGCGCCGGAGGTCGCCCGGGGGGAGCGGCCGAGGCCGGAGTCAGACGTCTGGTCGCTCGGGTGCACGGTCATCGAGATGGCGACCGGAGCGCAGCCATGGCCAGACTGGAGACTTAAAGATGCTGCAGAAGCGATGTTTCGTATTGGTTACGGCGACGAGCTGCCGGAATTCCCGCCCCTGCTGTTGGAGGTCGCCCGTGATTTCCTCGACAAGTGCTTGAGAAGGGACGCAAGCGAGCGGTGGACTGCAGAGCAATTATTGCAGCACCCTTTCCTAGCCGAAGCGGAAACCCCCATGGAGGAGACCCCGCGAGGCGTGCTCGAATGGGCAAACTTGGAGTTCCACGACGGCGCCGATGACGGAGAAGGTTGCAGTGCGAGTTACAGTGACCTTTCTGATTCCACCGAGCTGGTGGCTAGTGGAAGAAAAAGAGTAGGAGAATTAGCTTCATGCGGGGGAGTTTTGGCCTGGGAAAGTGATGATTGGGAGGAAGTAAGGAGGGTCGAGGAGCTCAATTTGCAGGGGGACAAAGCAGAAGAGGAGAGAGGGACGTTCTGGGAATGTCCTGATTGCACCAGTTTGGGTTCGGCAGACAAGCATGGGGGTGTCAGTGAGGAACAAGGGGATGACTTACCCAGTGTAATGAGATGCTCTGTTTCTTCTCCTACTGCCTCTTGTCCCTGTTCCTTTTGCAAGGGTCGTTTGGTCTGCCATCATGTGAATGGACTCATTAGGGTGTTGTTCTTTGGTTGTTGTTGTTTGCTGTCACAACAATGGATAAAATTTCATGGACTTCCATGTTACATCAACAGCAACAAAAATTTAACTTGGGACCTCCTCCATTCAACAGTAATTTGTATCACTTGTGTCTCTCATTCTTCGCGGCACAAAAGCACCACAGAGAGCATGGTGACCTCCCACCAGATGCTGTGCTGCACTTTCTTCTCTTGTGCGTATATTCTTATCCAGCATGATGTGTCATTGTGTTTGTGGCCATGGCTGGCCAAGAGGAGATGTTGGTTCCCCTGTGCTCTTAGACATTCGATCAACCTCAGCCATTGTGGATTATGTAGGGCCCCTGCCGTGGGTCACTTCATCCATGGCCGCAAATATATGTGGCTCCAGTTGGCCTACATCGGCCCCCTCTGTTCATGGTCACTACAAAAttag
- the LOC103995501 gene encoding non-classical arabinogalactan protein 30, whose product MPSSTEEKRGCCVRITPSKFQSKPPISAADEELGQVQPPFFSSRPFPLATRHDMPTKVLPFFLTMVFVLGSAHVFPAAAADVEAQKKVVVAVEGLVSCQDCGSVGTWNLAGAKPLPSARVSITCRDHRNRVVLYKSAAADDNGYVFVELYTTTMRGGYFDPVEACGVRLLVSSDIRCDRPTDVNNGVRGAQLRYENTTISGQYADIDVYVAGPLAFMPAQCPPKTTRS is encoded by the coding sequence ATGCCGTCGAGTACAGAGGAAAAAAGAGGGTGTTGCGTAAGAATCACTCCATCGAAATTCCAAAGCAAACCCCCTATATCAGCGGCAGACGAAGAGCTTGGCCAGGTGCAACCCCCCTTCTTCTCTTCTCGTCCGTTTCCTCTCGCAACACGCCACGACATGCCGACCAAGGTTCTACCCTTTTTTCTCACCATGGTGTTCGTCCTGGGGAGCGCCCACGTCTTCCCGGCTGCAGCGGCGGATGTCGAGGCGCAGAAGAAGGTGGTAGTGGCGGTGGAAGGCCTGGTCAGCTGCCAGGACTGCGGCAGCGTGGGGACCTGGAATCTGGCCGGCGCCAAGCCGCTGCCGTCGGCCAGGGTGAGCATCACCTGCAGGGACCACCGGAACCGGGTGGTGCTCTACAAGTCCGCGGCGGCGGATGACAACGGGTACGTGTTCGTGGAGCTGTACACGACCACCATGAGGGGCGGCTACTTCGATCCGGTGGAAGCCTGCGGCGTGCGCCTCCTCGTGTCATCCGACATCCGCTGCGACCGCCCCACCGACGTCAACAACGGGGTGAGGGGAGCGCAGCTCCGGTACGAGAACACGACCATCTCAGGCCAGTACGCCGACATCGATGTGTATGTGGCCGGGCCATTGGCTTTCATGCCGGCCCAGTGTCCCCCAAAAACCACTCGATCTTGA
- the LOC135644742 gene encoding non-classical arabinogalactan protein 30-like, protein MSTKVFSLLLLFLALAVGNTSLFPRAAADGTNKAVEGMVYCQKCKYVGSWNLDGARPLPSAKVSIICKDHKHRVIFYDSAETDRNGYFYKLLDGAHLRSATFDPVTACTARLLASPDASCNRLTNVNYGIQGAKLRDESKTNSGEHCETELYAAGPLAFKPVHCHPRTHY, encoded by the coding sequence ATGTCGACCAAGgtcttctccctcctcctcctcttcctggcACTGGCCGTGGGGAACACCTCGCTGTTCCCCCGCGCAGCGGCGGACGGCACGAACAAGGCGGTGGAAGGCATGGTCTACTGCCAGAAATGCAAGTACGTCGGTAGCTGGAACCTGGACGGCGCCAGGCCCCTACCGTCGGCCAAGGTGAGCATCATCTGCAAGGACCACAAGCACAGAGTCATCTTCTACGACAGTGCGGAGACGGACAGGAATGGATACTTCTACAAGCTGCTCGACGGAGCCCACCTGAGGAGTGCCACCTTTGATCCGGTCACGGCATGCACCGCCCGCCTCCTCGCCTCCCCGGATGCCAGCTGCAACCgcctcaccaacgtcaactacggGATCCAGGGAGCGAAGCTTCGGGACGAGAGCAAGACGAATTCCGGTGAGCACTGTGAGACCGAACTGTATGCCGCCGGGCCGCTGGCTTTCAAGCCCGTCCACTGCCACCCCAGGACCCACTACTGA
- the LOC103995500 gene encoding abscisic acid receptor PYL4-like — protein MPYNSPPEPSVQVQRVTGGGGGGVMGARERCTAHELPEAAAKHHEHAVGARQCCSAVVKRVAAPVAAVWAVVRRFDKPQAYKHFVRSCHLVCGDGGVGTLREVRVVSGLPAATSTERLEILDDEHHVLSFRVVGGEHRLANYRSVTTLHPDTAGAAEGTVVVESYVVDVPPGNTRDDTRLFVDTIVRCNLQSLARTAEALHRRGGATAVAARMANP, from the coding sequence ATGCCTTATAATTCTCCTCCCGAGCCTTCAGTCCAAGTTCAGAGGGTCAccggcggtggtggtggcggcgtcATGGGCGCGCGGGAGCGGTGCACGGCACATGAGCTGCCGGAGGCGGCGGCGAAGCACCACGAGCACGCGGTGGGGGCGAGGCAGTGCTGCTCGGCGGTGGTGAAGAGGGTAGCGGCGCCGGTGGCGGCGGTGTGGGCGGTGGTGCGGCGCTTCGACAAGCCGCAGGCCTACAAGCACTTCGTCAGGAGCTGCCACCTCGTGTGCGGGGACGGCGGGGTGGGCACCCTCCGGGAGGTGCGCGTCGTCTCGGGGCTGCCCGCCGCGACCAGCACCGAGCGGCTCGAGATCCTGGACGACGAGCACCACGTGCTCAGCTTCCGGGTGGTCGGCGGCGAGCACCGCCTCGCCAACTACCGGTCTGTCACCACGCTCCACCCCGACACGGCCGGTGCCGCCGAGGGGACCGTCGTGGTGGAGTCGTACGTGGTGGACGTGCCGCCGGGGAACACCAGGGACGACACGAGGCTGTTCGTCGACACCATCGTCAGGTGCAACCTCCAGTCCCTGGCGCGCACCGCCGAGGCCCTCCACCGGCGAGGCGGGGCCACGGCCGTTGCCGCCCGCATGGCAAACCCGTAA
- the LOC135645310 gene encoding mitochondrial import inner membrane translocase subunit TIM22-4-like: MADADGEAREAPKAEEKPQIEPLRLPTPEEIRGQDIWNNCAVRSVVSGVMGGGLGLFMGLFLGALDNPIMQDEMTTKQQFIYTAKQMGRRSYSSAKAFAVMGFVFSAAECVIEKARAKHDTTNTVVAGCVTGGAISARGGPKAACVGCAGFAAFSVAIEKFFDRHS; encoded by the exons ATGGCCGACGCTGATGGAGAGGCCCGGGAAGCCCCCAAGGCGGAGGAGAAGCCGCAGATAGAGCCTCTGCGGCTTCCGACGCCGGAGGAGATACGAGGGCAGGACATCTGGAACAACTGCGCCGTCCGTAGCGTCGTCAGCGGCGTCATGG GTGGTGGACTTGGTCTATTCATGGGCTTGTTCCTTGGAGCTCTGGATAATCCTATAATGCAGGATGAGATGACTACAAAGCAGCAATTCATATATACCGCAAAACAAATGGGCCGGAGGAGCTATAGCTCTGCAAAGGCATTTGCCGTCATGGGCTTCGTTTTCTCAGCTGCTGAATGTGTTATAGAGAAG GCTCGAGCGAAACATGACACTACAAATACAGTTGTTGCTGGTTGTGTTACTGGAGGGGCTATATCTGCAAGAG GTGGTCCGAAGGCTGCTTGTGTTGGTTGTGCAGGTTTTGCAGCGTTCTCAGTTGCAATCGAAAAGTTCTTTGATCGGCATTCTTAA
- the LOC103995417 gene encoding peptide-N4-(N-acetyl-beta-glucosaminyl)asparagine amidase A: MMCRSKPTSLLLPLVFISAFCTHFSTRVSATPCPTERYRFAPRAPRAAEPQEFLDPTRPDFLLPQRPPSCSLPLLRHDFGDTYGRPPATAAYAPPPGCPAPWARVVLDLSVACAGEQYDRIAAVWLDGAELLRTSTAEPSESGVFWRVRKDITRYAALLRREEGGVASMMLENIVNDVFTGVYHVNVSLDFYMKEEQPTPGLESQYHPQLMLRTSKGASLIPNKRILGESKPQLEQKLGLSSSEADISTGAKAKVPSLYREPADLIIPISSNDSQTGFWFRIQNESDVHFKRIQIPKNAYRAVLEIYVSYHSNDEFWYSNPPNSYIQQNNLTTERGNGSFREVYAKIDGRFVGSIVPFPVIFTGGINPLFWEPVVALGAFDLPSYNLDLTPFLGLLLDGRPHDLGIGVTDGIAFWLVDANLHLWLDSQSSYVTARLLHYQAPKISISRRSISHRLNGTFTIGAGRKSYFSGWVNSSIGNLTTDVNFKLKFKSLVGFTDNGNRKEVQMKAKLKTGVQIKEGPKAILAQGSYKFKYPLLIVSSTLPAENNTYRMTTNLSHILSEQTLVMFDRGRTYNSITDQQKADGWMLVQDHSVLAGSAATLQTYQYRDHTGFSYSRRVTAEDGLLLSDNTTVF; encoded by the coding sequence ATGATGTGTCGGAGCAAACCCACCTCGCTCCTTCTGCCACTCGTATTCATATCCGCATTCTGCACCCACTTCTCTACCCGCGTCTCCGCCACCCCATGTCCCACCGAGCGCTACCGTTTCGCCCCGCGGGCCCCGCGCGCTGCTGAGCCACAAGAGTTCTTGGACCCCACGAGACCCGACTTCCTCCTCCCGCAGCGGCCTCCCTCGTGCTCGCTCCCCCTCCTCCGCCACGACTTCGGCGATACCTACGGCCGCCCGCCCGCGACCGCCGCGTACGCGCCGCCGCCGGGGTGCCCCGCCCCATGGGCCCGCGTCGTGCTCGACCTCTCCGTCGCGTGCGCCGGCGAGCAGTACGACCGGATTGCCGCCGTGTGGCTCGACGGCGCCGAGCTGCTCCGGACCAGCACCGCCGAACCGTCCGAGTCCGGCGTGTTCTGGCGGGTCCGCAAGGACATCACCCGCTACGCCGCCCTgcttcgccgcgaggagggcggcgTGGCCTCGATGATGCTGGAGAACATCGTCAACGACGTCTTCACCGGAGTGTATCACGTGAATGTCTCCTTGGATTTCTACATGAAGGAGGAGCAGCCAACGCCAGGATTGGAGTCGCAGTATCATCCCCAATTGATGCTTCGCACGTCGAAAGGGGCATCCCTAATACCCAATAAGAGAATATTGGGAGAATCGAAGCCTCAGCTCGAGCAAAAATTAGGTCTTTCTTCATCAGAAGCCGACATCTCGACTGGGGCCAAAGCAAAGGTGCCATCTTTATACAGGGAGCCAGCTGATCTGATCATACCCATCTCGAGCAACGACAGCCAAACTGGATTCTGGTTCCGAATACAGAACGAGTCCGATGTGCACTTCAAGAGAATTCAGATTCCGAAGAACGCTTATCGAGCAGTCCTTGAGATCTACGTTTCTTATCATTCCAATGACGAGTTCTGGTACTCCAATCCGCCCAATTCCTACATTCAGCAGAACAATCTCACCACCGAAAGGGGCAATGGTTCATTCCGCGAAGTCTATGCTAAGATTGATGGACGTTTCGTGGGCTCGATTGTGCCTTTTCCTGTTATATTCACCGGAGGGATCAATCCTTTGTTCTGGGAGCCAGTGGTCGCTCTCGGGGCATTCGATCTGCCATCATACAATTTGGACTTGACTCCATTCCTTGGCCTTCTCTTGGATGGGAGACCTCATGATCTTGGCATTGGTGTCACTGATGGCATAGCATTTTGGCTCGTTGATGCAAACTTACACCTCTGGTTGGATTCACAGTCATCTTATGTCACCGCGAGGCTCCTCCACTACCAGGCTCCCAAGATTTCGATCTCTCGTCGTTCGATTTCGCACCGTCTTAATGGAACTTTCACGATCGGAGCTGGGAGGAAATCTTACTTCTCAGGGTGGGTGAATTCATCTATAGGAAATCTCACCACCGACGTTAATTTCAAGCTCAAGTTCAAGAGTTTAGTGGGATTCACAGATAATGGAAACCGTAAAGAAGTTCAGATGAAGGCAAAGTTGAAGACAGGAGTTCAAATTAAAGAGGGCCCAAAGGCCATACTTGCTCAGGGAAGTTACAAGTTTAAATATCCTCTTCTGATCGTGTCTTCGACTCTGCCTGCGGAAAATAATACCTATAGAATGACGACTAACCTCTCTCACATTTTGTCTGAACAAACCTTGGTCATGTTTGATAGAGGGAGGACGTACAACTCCATAACCGATCAACAAAAAGCTGATGGTTGGATGCTTGTACAGGATCACTCTGTTCTTGCTGGTTCAGCAGCAACCCTACAAACTTACCAGTATCGCGACCATACTGGATTCTCCTACTCAAGAAGGGTTACTGCTGAGGATGGTTTGCTTTTAAGCGATAACACAACTGTCTTCTGA